In the Quercus lobata isolate SW786 chromosome 5, ValleyOak3.0 Primary Assembly, whole genome shotgun sequence genome, one interval contains:
- the LOC115990427 gene encoding uncharacterized protein LOC115990427: MVEFNIHWVLVDNGSSADIIYLPAFQQMKLSHERLRPFTFPLVSLPETESSLKKDDEQDRRNKAARPMGHRVGPVRHRIPASGRNQNPGPSRFHCRVHFTLDEEKPLKRTWMVQIDGSATKKAGGVGVVLISPEGEILKYAVRLQFLAMNNEAEYETLLTGLRLAKVLEAKVLIIQANSQLVIGQVRGDYEAKEERM, from the exons ATGGTGGAATTTAACATTCACTGGGTACTGGTTGACAATGGGAGCTCCGCGGACATCATCTATTTGCCTGCATTTCAGCAGATGAAACTGAGCCATGAAAGACTTAGACCTTTCACTTTCCCTTTAGTGAGCTTACCGGAGACAGAATCATCCCTAAAG AAAGATGATGAACAAGATAGACGCAACAAGGCGGCTCGTCCAATGGGCCATAGAGTTGGGCCAGTTCGACATAGAATACCAGCCTCAGGTCGTAATCAAAACCCAGGTCCTAGTAGATTTCATTGCAGAGTTCACTTCACTTTAGATGAGGAAAAGCCTCTGAAGAGAACATGGATGGTTCAAATAGACGGATCCGCCACCAAGAAAGCTGGAGGAGTAGGCGTAGTTCTCATATCACCAGAGGGAGAAATCTTAAAGTACGCAGTTAGATTACAATTCCTAGCAATgaataacgaagccgagtatgaaaCACTTCTAACAGGCTTAAGACTAGCAAAAGTGCTAGAAGCAAAGGTTCTCATCATCCAAGCCAATTCTCAGCTCGTAATTGGCCAGGTAAGAGGAGATTATGAAGCAAAGGAGGAAAGAATGTAG